One genomic window of Solanum stenotomum isolate F172 chromosome 9, ASM1918654v1, whole genome shotgun sequence includes the following:
- the LOC125876145 gene encoding uncharacterized protein LOC125876145 isoform X3 produces MPLPDKKTMELILDKLQKKDIYGVYAEPVDPEELPDYHEVIDNPMDFTTVRNKLRTGSYATLEQLESDIFLICSNAMQYNSSDTVYHKQARTIQELATKKFEKLRIKYVRSEKDVKLEQKTKYGSVVRKQIKKPMVQMFQETVGSDFSSGATLAAAGDNHYLNNTSLAGVSVKPYGVDGLAEGNSSLIDQNVDKAEESLSGKGPLSRFGRKSTVPDENRRGSYNISTQPVGNTDSIFSTFEDESKHLVTVGLYSDHAYARSLARFAATLGPVAWRVASQKIEQALPPGFKFGRGWVGEYEPLPTPVLVLENYTLKEPPFFSKSVHKFGAQKNEKTSEDAIAPKDKPLSRPMLEGKSPYLGSAKGKSMESGLNVLIPTKELSPREVNLEGRTSFLSSGKKPAVCASPRYQHPDLQSRNFNEPDKKIHFKSEPEKKINFKTEPDKKLQKQVELNCPPSASPRNSEITRKSNVTVTSEAPGSRSTGVSPRNPFSSGSFKQSAKNGTAVGGMANGRAVNNNPDTTPAAHLTADKVPTVRKVAGFFHQEQEQGLSDPVQLMRMLSEKAQNQQNSLSQSLTDASPISPVTPSVRKNDLANAAATAARAWMSVGAGGFRQGMETASSQNSHISADSLYNPSRNVQQQTSRVRGEHPASAMHFQAENSSPLHAFVPHPARVGSEAQFQNPQMIFRQSIPADLSRFQVQSAWQGFNQPAQPRQKQDSLPPDLNISFQSSGSPGRPSSTVLVDSQQPDLALQL; encoded by the exons ATGCCGTTGCCAGACAAGAAGACAATGGAATTGATTCTTGACAAGTTACAGAA GAAAGACATATATGGTGTTTACGCGGAACCTGTTGATCCTGAAGAG CTTCCTGATTACCATGAGGTGATTGATAATCCCATGGACTTTACCACCGTCAGGAACAAATTGCGAACTGGATCATATGCCACTTTGGAGCAATTAGAG AGCGATATCTTCCTCATTTGTTCAAACGCAATGCAGTATAATTCATCAGATACTGTCTACCATAAACAG GCACGTACCATCCAAGAGTTGGCTACAAAGAAATTTGAGAAGCTAAGAATCAAGTATGTCCGATCTGAAAAGGACGTCAAGTTAGAACAGAAGACAAAATATGGTTCTGTTGTCAGGAAGCAAATAAAGAAGCCGATGGTCCAGATGTTCCAGGAAACTGTTGGCTCTGATTTCTCGTCAGGTGCCACTCTTGCTGCAGCTGGAGATAACCACTATCTTAACAACACTTCTCTTGCTGGAGTGTCAGTGAAACCTTATGGTGTTGATGGGCTTGCTGAAGGAAATTCTTCACTGATAGATCAAAATGTAGACAAGGCAGAAGAATCATTATCAG GGAAGGGACCTCTATCCAGATTTGGAAGGAAATCAACTGTGCCTGATGAGAACCGTCGTGGAAGTTACAACATATCCACACAACCAGTTGGCAACACAGACTCCATATTTTCAACGTTTGAAGATGAAAGCAAGCACCTGGTCACT GTTGGGCTTTATTCTGATCATGCATATGCTAGGAGCCTTGCCCGGTTTGCTGCAACTCTTGGTCCTGTTGCATGGCGAGTTGCATCCCAGAAAATTGAACAGGCATTACCTCCTGGATTCAAGTTTGGCCGTGGGTGGGTTGGGGAATACGAGCCACTTCCAACCCCCGTTTTGGTGCTTGAGAACTATACCTTGAAGGAACCTCCATTCTTCTCCAAGTCTGTACATAAGTTTGGAGCTCAAAAGAATGAGAAAACATCCGAGGACGCAATTGCTCCAAAAGATAAACCTCTTTCTAGGCCTATGTTAGAAGGAAAATCACCATATCTTGGTTCAGCTAAGGGTAAGTCCATGGAGAGTGGTTTGAATGTCTTGATTCCCACGAAGGAACTATCTCCTAGGGAGGTCAATCTAGAAGGAAGGACATCGTTTCTTTCTTCTGGAAAGAAACCTGCTGTTTGTGCTAGCCCCAGATACCAGCATCCTGATTTGCAATCCAGAAATTTCAATGAACCTGATAAAAAGATCCATTTCAAATCTGAGCCTGAGAAAAAGATCAATTTCAAAACTGAACCTGATAAAAAACTGCAGAAGCAGGTTGAGTTAAATTGCCCACCCTCAGCCAGTCCAAGGAATTCTGAAATTACCAGAAAGAGTAATGTTACCGTTACTTCTGAAGCACCTGGATCAAGGTCTACTGGGGTAAGTCCGAGGAACCCATTCTCATCAGGGTCTTTTAAGCAATCAGCCAAGAATGGAACTGCTGTTGGAGGAATGGCCAATGGGAGAGCAGTGAATAACAACCCAGACACTACACCAGCAGCGCATTTAACTGCTGATAAAGTTCCAACAGTGAGAAAAGTTGCAGGTTTCTTTCACCAAGAACAGGAACAGGGCCTTAGTGACCCTGTTCAGTTGATGAGAATGTTGTCTGAAAAGGCTCAAAATCAACAGAACTCTTTGAGTCAGTCCCTAACTGATGCTTCTCCAATTTCTCCTGTGACTCCATCTGTGAGGAAAAATGATTTAGCAAATGCCGCCGCCACTGCTGCCCGAGCATGGATGTCAGTTGGGGCAGGAGGTTTCAGACAAGGCATGGAAACAGCAAGCTCGCAGAATAGTCATATTTCTGCTGATTCATTGTATAACCCTTCTCGCAATGTCCAGCAACAAACTTCACGAGTTCGGGGTGAACATCCTGCATCAGCAATGCACTTTCAGGCTGAGAACAGTAGTCCACTTCATGCTTTTGTGCCTCATCCTGCGAGAGTGGGCAGTGAAGCTCAATTTCAGAATCCGCAAATGATTTTCCGCCAATCAATACCTGCTGACTTGTCTAGGTTCCAGGTACAATCTGCTTGGCAGGGGTTTAATCAACCAGCACAGCCAAGGCAGAAGCAGGATTCCCTCCCCCCTGACTTAAACATTAGTTTCCAGTCATCTGGGTCTCCTGGTCGTCCATCTTCAACTGTTTTGGTTGATTCTCAGCAGCCAGACCTGGCCTTGCAATTATGA
- the LOC125876161 gene encoding uncharacterized protein LOC125876161, which translates to MACVPNSSMTLLFVEMGVGYDQHGQDVTSAAMRACKNAISSNSIPAFRRGSIPGVSFDQMKLQIKLGVPRPLHHTLDLEKVKSVFPYGRISNVEVVDGGLICSSGVEVEEMGDKNDDCYIVNAAVYVGY; encoded by the coding sequence ATGGCGTGTGTACCTAATTCATCGATGACTCTTCTCTTTGTCGAAATGGGCGTCGGCTACGATCAACACGGTCAAGACGTAACCTCAGCTGCTATGCGAGCCTGTAAAAATGCAATTTCATCCAATTCAATACCAGCGTTCAGAAGAGGATCTATACCTGGAGTTTCATTCGATCAGATGAAATTGCAAATCAAATTAGGAGTTCCTCGGCCTCTACACCACACTCTAGATCTGGAGAAAgtgaaatcagtgtttccttaTGGAAGAATCTCGAACGTTGAGGTCGTTGATGGCGGATTGATATGCTCCAGTGGTGTTGAAGTTGAAGAAATGGGAGATAAAAATGATGATTGTTACATTGTGAATGCTGCTGTCTATGTTGGTTACTGA